The following nucleotide sequence is from Tribolium castaneum strain GA2 chromosome 5, icTriCast1.1, whole genome shotgun sequence.
tctattttttcgattaaacccggagccgctccgggtaacggttccggctacagagacgatcaaagtttttcactaaaaaaattcataaaaaaaaaactaaaagtcgtagagcattgcggtttgttcgattgaattctacggctcattttacatattatatcgatttttcacaagaattaaaaatttaaatttttttgcctaaatttagggtagccattggAGAAcatcggagaacaataatcttttttgaaaaaaatagataatctaaagagctttccaaagataatacacttcatggggttatctctgatagttccggagctattgctcgacaaatgtttcgggtacccaaaatcgacaaaaattgcgacgaaaattgaaaaaatcaaatatcaaaaattcgaatatatggactttttgtggacttttaacaactctagagggatgtaaagtcatataaaagtccataaaaggATACTagaacgagtttaaaaaaaaaattttttttcacctttttgaaggtatGTGACTcggaaattttaagcaaaaaattttaaatttttaattcttgtgaaaaattgatataatatgtaaaatgagccgctgaattcaatggaacaaaccgcagtgctctacgacttttagttttttttttaagaatttttttagtgaaaaactttgatcgcctctgtagccggaaccgttgcccggagcggctccgtgtttaatcgaaaaaataggtTATGAAGGATTGGTCGGACTTGGAGGAGAGGTATCAAGACATGAGACAGACGGATCCACGTGGAGCTGATGAGTTCAAGCAGAGGATGACGCAGAGGTTTCAACAGACGGTGCAAGCGCTTGAAGAAGAGGGCGATGCTGAGAAACATCAGTTGGCAGCAATGCATCAGCAAAGAGTCCTAGCACATATTAATCAAAGGAAGAAGGAGACCATGACTTGTTATACACAAGCATTGAATGATGCGCCTCTCAATGTGAGTAATTTTCTAGTTATTTTCAtgttagataatttaaaaaaatgacagaattgtgtttttttaagtttctaaaaacaccaaaaatattctcaaatTTTTGACAGTTTTAAATTGGAATTTGACATGACAGGTGCAAAACCAGCAGCACCAACCAACAttattttagtgatttttttttgtttatagcacaggaaaatccctacaataaatgtttttgtacGCGTTTAAATGCAACAGAAACACTACACATGGAGGTAGTTagaactaaaattttcatttacaaCTCTCATTAGAACTATTAACTCTAATTGCACATTTTCATCAACTTCATCAAATGGATTTTGAAGTcataaacacaatttttttgcagaatTTGTAGTAAAAATATATGTATATACCGGGTGTTTAagttatatatatttttatttgtaaaaaaaaatatataacaaacCTTATATCTTCTTAAATGAATTGACGAAatctattgaaaaaaattatcgctttACCCTTACgatgacatatgtcaaaattgtgactgttaatttttttttattcagaaataTCTACGGTttgaattactttttaaaaaaataataaagttattcagttttgtatttaattaattcaattaattatttgattgCAGACCCATCGTGTGCAGAAATGCCTGGAAAAACTGCTCCGTTCTCTTCACAAAGACCGAGCTCATGCTATTAACCACTACCGCCATCTGTTGGCAAGTAGTTTGGAGGCGGCAGCTCGTGAACAACCGCGCATTCTCGAACGTTTAACAGACATTGATCGTACGGTTAATCAAAGCATGCAAATGTTAAAAAGATATCCAGAATTGGCGACGAAAATCGGTCAATTAATGGATGATTACATCCAAGCTTTGAGATCAAAAGATGAAACACCTGGATCACTTCTAGCGATGACAACTGAAGCTGAAGCTGCGATTTTGGATAAATATAAATCAGAAGTTACAAATAAACAAGCAGAGAGAGAACGACAAAGGTTGCAAGAGAAGGAGAGGAAGGAACAGAGGAAGAAAGAACGGTCGGAATTAAGGGAGGAGAAGAAGAGAGTTGAGGCTGTTTTAGGGAAGAAGATTAGCAATTTTGATGATGAAGACATGGAAGATGAGTCGTTGCCAGAAGAAAGGGTgggtttttttgaaaaaaaaagcatatttttccgacatagtttcaataaaacttgaaaaaaggtaattttggaccgaaattttactaaaaaactaGCTAAACAACGTCAATTTGATGAATTTCTAGGtaattttgagtaatttttgcgaaaaaataagttttaaagCGAACTTGTCCGCCATTTAAAAATGGCCGACAACttcaaacttgattttttgattGTCCATTTTAGACAACAATAATTTCGACCACCGGGAGCTCAACTTTCGACCTTGTGAGCAACTCCATCCCTACCGCAAGCCACCGCGACGCCGTCGACGACGCCGCCGTCCAGCAAGCCGTCGAAGACGTCGCCGCCGTGGTCCACAAACAAGACGTGATCCGAGTCGCCCATGCAATGGCGCATGACATCAGCCATGGCGAGCCTGTAAGTGGACGACACTCGGTTTCGCCTCGTCAtgtatcacatttttttccagACTTATTCAGTCCGACGTGAGGTGTACGGCAGCAAAGACGGCAAAAGTGTTTACTTCACTCTCGCCTTCGCCGGCATGGGGCTGATGGCCGCCGTGGTGGTGGGGGTGGGGGTGGCACGGCGCAGGTCCGCACGCTCCCCCCAAAGCCAAGGCTTCGTGGAGGTGGACCAGGCCGCCACCCCCGAGGAGCGGCACGTGGCCAATATGCAAATCAATGGCTACGAAAATCCCACCTACAAATATTTCGAAGTCAAGGAGTAATAAACGATTTGGTTGCGTTTGGTTGGTTAGGTTGGTATTTTTTACGTCATTCCATTCGTTTTATTACAGTGTACTTAACTAAGCaactgataataataattcggaCATATGCAAAAACGTATTTTCCAAGtctaaaaattatgaaataagtaataatttttgcatatGACAGCCAGTCCATGTTTTACACTTATTGTATAATCTTAAGGCGAGCTGTGGAGTTACATTGCCTTGGTGTAATTTTACAGTGGAAGAGTGTAGCTAGATGTATGGTACCCTCCATAATATGTGACAGCGTTTCTCTCTTAAGGCCTACGTTTCAAACTTTCAATAATGCAGCTAGAGATTGAACTCAAAATGACTGAGCTACTagaaattggcgccaattttaaattatttatgacgTATGGCAATTTTCTGGCAAAATTTTCGTTTTcctaacttgaaaaattgtcaaaaagccgtcaggttggcattaccataagtaattttttgttgttaaagtTGGTACTTTTTTTACTGTACTACAGTGAcctgatttttttgtacaaaatacaaaatacgaaaataactttaaaaattacagaCATGTTTCTCGTATAGTCTGTCATACTTTTGACAATTGTCAAAACATGACTGATCAGTTTCTTTTTgataattaaatgtttgaagagCCTTCTAGAATTTACAAaactgtcaactgtcaaaattcaaggctagtatgtttttttaaaatgggaCGGCCATATTTTTTAACGGCAATAGAACTAAAGTTGACATTTATGGTAATTTTTATCATCACGTTCTATACCTAtctcagtttttgaaaaaaatcacgagAAACGgattttttatatcattactataatcattttttgattatctttttaaaataataaaaaaaatcatagtaactttgcaatttgacagttgacaagtttgaaaattttggaagATTGTTTAATCGTTTGGTAACAAATCTAAGAAGAATTGTGATGTTCtgaatgagaaaaaaattgacatatgtcaaaactCTGACAGATATGTGCAAAGTTGGCGCCATTTTGGATCAAATTTATTGGTTGGATCAGTGTGTGTGCAAAATAATAAGTTTAAAGTTTGTGATGTAGGCCCTAGAAGAGTCGCCCTGTACTTAATTAGAATATAACAAGTGCATGTTCAACCAACAAGCTTTTTGTACAAagtctttttactttttaccaGCTTGCAATCACCCGAATTTGGCACAATCCGAACACTTGtatgttttttgtttgagACAAAACGAAAGAAATGCAAGTGTTCATCACGACGAGACGTATTTTCACGTTGTCGAAAGCTTGATGAACAATTGTAGATAACACAAATCATAGAATTTGTACAAAAGTTGTTGCGtacattcttttttttaaatattgcgCGACAATGA
It contains:
- the LOC135266291 gene encoding amyloid-beta-like protein codes for the protein MKDWSDLEERYQDMRQTDPRGADEFKQRMTQRFQQTVQALEEEGDAEKHQLAAMHQQRVLAHINQRKKETMTCYTQALNDAPLNTHRVQKCLEKLLRSLHKDRAHAINHYRHLLASSLEAAAREQPRILERLTDIDRTVNQSMQMLKRYPELATKIGQLMDDYIQALRSKDETPGSLLAMTTEAEAAILDKYKSEVTNKQAERERQRLQEKERKEQRKKERSELREEKKRVEAVLGKKISNFDDEDMEDESLPEERTTIISTTGSSTFDLVSNSIPTASHRDAVDDAAVQQAVEDVAAVVHKQDVIRVAHAMAHDISHGEPTYSVRREVYGSKDGKSVYFTLAFAGMGLMAAVVVGVGVARRRSARSPQSQGFVEVDQAATPEERHVANMQINGYENPTYKYFEVKE